A part of Miscanthus floridulus cultivar M001 chromosome 6, ASM1932011v1, whole genome shotgun sequence genomic DNA contains:
- the LOC136456026 gene encoding auxilin-related protein 2-like → MDDSVLVNDLGPSKPPSASFYDDMFDSYFNDADEAPEPSPKASSSPSTPPPVFDKPVFDDDPDTADPFDAIPLFGGGGGGEGEDFLGGVGSAAKPERRESEAVGFDEDLLPGLGGSTNSTEEPVREVERDRQPVGFDDDLVPGFDRSMKPAPQMEPVAFDDGVIPDFGGGTSHPYSAREEPIIRQESESISSSKMSVSTPEDPFVILGGTHRSGYSSFGLFSDPLNNIGMPVKEGNTKVDVPDNTSGIFQGSDIFTDFPKAMPPFSFTSENQSDINERRYAENINSMSVSDRVPQEKPVQQASAEAPDNKLFEMNFPEASVIREVPVTTGFQTLNPFAGEDDLLEANQSSQRPNDVWVTVSDIALVTLPTSAPPPSRPPPPLAAKKPPTESVTSEAYAHHRNQGYHHSACSNTSKTSQIDELEDFFMAKPANFANGHPQVLKHEGNGHYPSAATASFMDWTEMGHSKGGNQGAFDSMFTSNQYRQPEIDEKAEVCAHEMGTTDEEERLENERIQREHKEEQRRAEREREEQLEREREKVRQREQEEQRRREKEREARQAVDKAVREARERAAAEACMRAEKEARQRAERAAVWKATTEARERAAKAAAEAKEREAAEARERAAVESRERDAKVAAEAKERAARAAAEAREKEAAEFQERAAAEARAKAERAAVEKAAAEARRRAERAAFERVAAEARQRAANEARERAAAKARARENQQRRATAEPDLESFFGMPSRSSSVPRSYNNTTNPFDVQPHGNADSGGVRTSSSSASSFTQPSSSNLMDGLSSIFGAPSSSAVFQEVDGESEERRKARLERHQRTMERAAKALAEKNERDLQAQREQEERHRIGESLDFEIKRWAAGKEGNLRALLSTLQYILWPECGWRPISLTDLITAASVKKEYRKATLCIHPDKVQQKGANLQQKYIAEKVFDLLKEAWNKFNSEELF, encoded by the exons ATGGATGACTCTGTCCTTGTCAATGACCTCGGTCCCTCTAAGCCCCCGTCGGCCTCTTTCTACGACGATATGTTCGACTCCTACTTCAACGACGCGGACGAGGCCCCCGAGCCCTCGCCTAAGGCTTCTTcctcgccgtcgacgccgccgcccgTGTTCGACAAGCCGGTCTTCGACGACGATCCTGACACGGCCGATCCATTCGACGCGATCCCCTTGTttggaggcggcggtggcggggaAGGGGAGGACTTCCTCGGTGGCGTCGGGAGCGCGGCAAAGCCGGAGAGGAGGGAGTCGGAGGCGGTGGGTTTTGATGAAGACTTGCTCCCTGGGTTGGGTGGGAGCACCAATTCGACGGAGGAGCCGGTCAGGGAGGTGGAGCGGGACCGTCAGCCGGTGGGGTTCGACGATGATTTGGTCCCTGGATTTGATAGGAGCATGAAGCCGGCGCCGCAAATGGAGCCTGTGGCGTTTGATGATGGTGTGATCCCTGACTTTGGTGGAGGCACGAGCCATCCCTATTCGGCAAG GGAGGAACCTATAATAAGGCAAGAAAGTGAATCAATTTCATCCAGCAAAATGAGTGTGAGCACGCCAGAAGATCCTTTCGTCATTTTAGGTGGTACACACAGATCGGGATATTCATCTTTTGGATTGTTTTCAGATCCTTTGAATAACATCGGCATGCCTGTGAAGGAAGGGAACACAAAAGTTGATGTGCCTGATAATACCAGTGGGATATTTCAGGGGTCTGATATCTTTACTGACTTTCCAAAAGCCATGCCACCCTTTTCGTTTACATCTGAAAACCAGAGTGATATAAATGAAAGGAGATATGCTGAAAACATAAATAGCATGAGTGTCTCTGATCGGGTGCCTCAGGAGAAGCCAGTCCAACAAGCTTCAGCAGAAGCACCTGACAATAAATTGTTTGAGATGAACTTCCCTGAAGCATCTGTTATCCGTGAAGTACCTGTTACCACTGGTTTTCAGACATTAAACCCATTTGCTGGGGAAGACGATTTGTTAGAGGCAAATCAATCTTCACAGAGGCCTAATGATGTGTGGGTAACTGTTTCTGATATTGCTCTAGTGACACTACCTACAAGTGCGCCGCCTCCTTCACGGCCGCCACCTCCACTTGCTGCTAAGAAACCACCTACTGAATCTGTAACTAGTGAAGCATATGCCCATCATCGTAATCAAGGCTACCATCACTCCGCATGTTCAAACACTTCTAAAACATCCCAAattgatgaattggaagatttttTCATGGCAAAGCCTGCTAATTTTGCCAATGGTCATCCACAAGTTCTAAAGCATGAAGGAAACGGGCATTATCCATCTGCAGCTACTGCAAGTTTCATGGACTGGACTGAGATGGGACACTCTAAAGGGGGGAACCAAGGGGCATTTGATTCTATGTTCACCAGCAATCAATATAGACAGCCAGAAATAGATGAGAAAGCAGAAGTATGTGCTCATGAAATGGGAACTACAGATGAAGAAGAGAGATTAGAAAATGAACGAATACAAAGAGAACATAAAGAGGAGCAAAGAAGAGCAGAAAGGGAGAGGGAAGAACAGCTTGAGAGGGAAAGGGAAAAGGTGAGACAAAGGGAACAAGAGGAGCAGAGGAGGCGTGAAAAAGAGAGGGAGGCCAGGCAGGCTGTAGATAAGGCTGTACGGGAGGCACGTGAAAGAGCAGCTGCTGAAGCATGCATGCGAGCTGAGAAGGAGGCTCGTCAAAGAGCAGAGCGAGCTGCCGTATGGAAAGCAACAACAGAAGCTCGTGAGAGAGCTGCAAAGGCTGCTGCAGAAGCTAAGGAAAGAGAAGCAGCAGAGGCTAGAGAAAGGGCTGCAGTAGAATCAAGGGAAAGGGATGCCAAAGTTGCtgcagaagcaaaggaaagagcTGCCAGGGCTGCtgctgaagctagagaaaagGAAGCAGCAGAATTTCAGGAGAGAGCTGCTGCAGAAGCTCGGGCAAAAGCTGAGCGAGCTGCTGTTGAGAAAGCTGCAGCAGAAGCACGAAGGAGGGCTGAAAGAGCAGCTTTCGAGAGGGTTGCTGCTGAAGCTCGGCAAAGGGCTGCTAATGAAGCTAGAGAAAGGGCTGCAGCTAAAGCACGGGCAAGAGAAAATCAGCAAAGGAGAGCAACAGCAGAACCTGATCTCGAGTCATTCTTTGGCATGCCTTCTAGATCAAGCAGTGTACCGAGATCATACAACAACACAACG AATCCTTTCGATGTTCAACCTCATGGCAATGCTGATTCTGGTGGTGTAAGGACATCTTCCAGTTCAGCTTCTTCCTTTACTCAGCCTTCGTCAAGCAATCTTATGGATGGCCTATCTTCTATATTTGGAG CACCTTCATCATCTGCTGTATTTCAAGAAGTGGATGGAGAGAGTGAAGAAAGAAGGAAGGCAAGACTGGAACGACACCAAAGAACGATGGAGCGTGCG GCAAAAGCTCTTGCTGAGAAGAATGAGCGTGACTTGCAAGCTCAGCGGGAGCAGGAAGAGCGACAT AGAATTGGTGAATCACTTGATTTTGAGATAAAGAGGTGGGCTGCTGGCAAAGAAGGCAACCTACGGGCCTTACTATCAACATTACAATAT